Within the Chlamydiales bacterium STE3 genome, the region GTTGGTATTCTTTTTTAATCGTGACCTTTAGCCCATTGACTAGATCATTGCCCAGTTCACAAACAGGGATTTGGTCAAACCCTAATGGTAAGACAATAGTCTGCTTAGCAACGGCTTTATCCATTCTCACTTTACCCAAAATGGAACGGCCATTGGCACCCACGCGCACCACATCGCCATTTTGCAGATCTAAAGGTGCGGCAGATTCGGGATGCAACGCTATTGTGGGCTCTTTTACTTGGCGAATCAGATGAGGATCATGAAGCATACGCACGCCATGGTCAAAAAGCGCAGGGGCAAACGTCGCAGCAAACTCTCCCTCAACTAGCTTAGCTATAGAGGCTTGATGTACAAAGCTAACGCGATAATGCAAACCGACACGCTCCGTTTTTAACAATTCGCGAAATTGGGCATCGATTTCCAAAGAAAAGCCCATTTGCTTTGCAAGATGCTGAAAAATCTCTGCATCGCTTAAAACACCTTCTGGAAGATCTTTCCCTGGCCGCAGCTTTTGTACCCGCCCTTCAATATTGATGAAGCTTCCCTGCTTCTCAACAAAGCTTAAAGTAGGCAAAACGACATCAGCTTGCTGGGCAGTTTCAGTTAGAAAAAGATCTTGGACGACTAAAAACTTAAGCTGATCGCGCGCTTTCCTCCAAAGAGAAGGAGCGAACTTTTTTCCTGGATTTGCGCCAGCAACATAGAGAAAATCCCAACCTCCTTGAGCTGCAGTTTCAAGGACTTGCAGTGAGTTCAGGCCGGGATTATCTAATTCTTGACCCATGGGACCGCAGTCAGGACGCATCCCTGCAAGGCGTGCTCCACAGCTATTTCCCTGACCTTCTAGTAGGTTAAGTGAAAGCTGACGCGACGATTGTTGGATTTTCAATAATTCCGCTAAAACAGCGCGTCGGTTGGCATTCGTGAGATACTGACGTCCAACAAAAAATGCCCCATTTCCCTTTTCTTGTAACTTCATGAGGAGGGGTAAATGCTCTTTTAGTATCTCGAGCTCGCTTCCCGGTGGATGGAGTGTCACCTGCTCTAAGTGCTTGGCAATTTCTGGCGCATAGTGGCCAAAAAAGAACACTTTAGCACCTCGATTGATGGCTTGTTTTAGTCTGAGCCAAATAACGGGAAATTCTTCAGTTAAATCTAAGCCGAATAAAACAGCATAGGAAAGCGCTTCGCAATCACCGATTGTCATCTCCATTCCAGGCGCCAGTCCCTCTTCGATAGTTGTCAAAAATGGCGATTCTAACCGATGGTCGACATTGTTAACGCCGCTGACTTGGCGTATCAGCTTTTGAAAAAGAAAATTCTCCTCCACAGTTAGTGGATTGCCCCCCATGGCTGCTATTTTGCCACTCTCTTTTGACTCGTTAATTTTTGCAACGATGAGATTTAGGGCTTCTTCCCACGATGCAGGTTCTAAATTTCCAGATCGACGGATCAGGGGTTGCTTTAAACGCTTAAGGTTAGAAGCAAATTCGTAACCAAACCATCCCTTATCGCAGAGCCATATGTCATTTACACTGCGATTTTCTAAAGAACGTGTGCGCACAATTTCCCCGCCGCGCGAATCTACAATCATGCTACAGCCGACAGGACAGAGGGTGCAGCTACTTTCGGTCGGCTCATTGTCCCAAGGGCGCGCGCGGAAGCGATAAACTTTACTTGTCAATGCGCCCACAGGGCAGATCATGATCGTATTTCCAATGAACTTTGATGCCACCGGCCCTTTATTCGGTGTGCCCACTTCCGTTTTATAACCGCGA harbors:
- a CDS encoding NADH-quinone oxidoreductase subunit G (Product derived from UniProtKB/Swiss-Prot:Q9XAR0;Gene name derived from UniProtKB/Swiss-Prot:Q9XAR0;EC number derived from UniProtKB/Swiss-Prot:Q9XAR0), translated to MNPELIHFTIDNIPLSVPKGTTVYSAIKQLGIKVPIFCYQDRMPPFGACRVCLVEVEKMGKLQASCTLEAQEGMIVRTQSNPAVAGRKEILELLLINHPLDCPICDRGGECPLQDQVVDHGPGSSRFYEEKRHFKKALPLGPLLMLDRERCIVCARCTRFSELVAGDNALEMHDRGYKTEVGTPNKGPVASKFIGNTIMICPVGALTSKVYRFRARPWDNEPTESSCTLCPVGCSMIVDSRGGEIVRTRSLENRSVNDIWLCDKGWFGYEFASNLKRLKQPLIRRSGNLEPASWEEALNLIVAKINESKESGKIAAMGGNPLTVEENFLFQKLIRQVSGVNNVDHRLESPFLTTIEEGLAPGMEMTIGDCEALSYAVLFGLDLTEEFPVIWLRLKQAINRGAKVFFFGHYAPEIAKHLEQVTLHPPGSELEILKEHLPLLMKLQEKGNGAFFVGRQYLTNANRRAVLAELLKIQQSSRQLSLNLLEGQGNSCGARLAGMRPDCGPMGQELDNPGLNSLQVLETAAQGGWDFLYVAGANPGKKFAPSLWRKARDQLKFLVVQDLFLTETAQQADVVLPTLSFVEKQGSFINIEGRVQKLRPGKDLPEGVLSDAEIFQHLAKQMGFSLEIDAQFRELLKTERVGLHYRVSFVHQASIAKLVEGEFAATFAPALFDHGVRMLHDPHLIRQVKEPTIALHPESAAPLDLQNGDVVRVGANGRSILGKVRMDKAVAKQTIVLPLGFDQIPVCELGNDLVNGLKVTIKKEYQHKFNHAF